The genome window GAGGCCGGTTCCCGGAGCGTCGCCAATGAGCGGCAGTTGGAAGTGAATCTCCCGCGCAAGGGATTCCAGCGATGCGGCATCCACACCATCTGCGCGGTACACGATCACGCCGAGACGGCGCGCGCGCCGGTTGCGTTGCAGTTGCAAATCAACGCACTCGAACCCGTCAGCGTTGATCACCGGCTCCAGCACCGACCAGAGAAGCCGTTCCAACCTGTCCTGTGCCGTGCCGTCCGGAAGCATACTCTGCATAAAAAAAGGAGCCGTTCGACCGACTCCTCGCTCACTTGCCTTAGAGTTCTACGAATAAACTAGCCCATGCGTGCCCGGCTGTCAACCCGGAAACGCGCAATTCGAGCGGCCGGCATGCGCTCAACCATGCGCGCCGGCGCGGCGCTCCGGCGGGTGCCGGTTCAGTCTTGTGCAAGGGTCAGCACGCGCACCTCCGGAGCGCCGCCGGCGACGAGCACGGAGGCGCACTCGTGCGCGGTGGCGCCGGTGGTGTACACGTCGTCGACCAGGAGCAATGCGCGCCGCGGCGGCGGGTGCAGCAGGCGCACCCGGCCGGCGATGCTCGCGCTCCGGTCGGCCCGCCCGAGGCCCTTGAGCTGCCGGCCGCCGCGCCGGTGCAGCAACCGCCGCACGCAACACCGGTGCCTGGACTCCAGTTGCCGGACCACCAGGTCGACCGCGTCGTAGCCGTGGCGGCGCACCCGCCCACCACGCACGGGCACCGGCACGACGACGCAGCCGCGATAGGCGGCTTCAACGCGCACCGCGAGCAACTCGGCGAACAGGCTCGCCAGCCCGGTGCGCCCGGAGAACTTGAATTGCCGCACCAGTTCGCGGGCCAGGCCGCGATAGTCGAACAGCGCTTCGTGCGAAGCAAACGCCAGTTCGCGGGCGCGGCACCGCAGGCACGGCACTTCCTGCTCGCGCATCACCGGCGCGCCACAGCGCCGGCAGTGGTCGCGCAGGCGGCGCTGCTCGGCGCCGAGCACGGCTCGACAGCGGCCGCACAGCGGCATCGCGCCCGTCCCGGTCGGGAGTTCGCCGCCGCAGCCGCCGCACGCCTGAGGAAACAGCACGTCCAGCACCGTGGCGACGACGCGCTGCGAACCAGCCGCGCTCACGGTTGGTCCCGGCGCAGTTCGCGCTGCCAGCGGGCCAGGAGCCGCAGAGCGTCCAACGGCGTGGTGGCGTCCACGTCCAGTGCCGCCACCGCCCGGCCGACCAGTTCGTGCGGCGAGAACAGTGCGCCCTGGCGATATCCGACCGCGGGCGGTTCCGGTTCCGCCTCGGGGTCGGACCCGCGCGCCGCCACGGCATCCGGCGCACCGGCGGCGGCCGCAGCGCCGGATGCGGCGGCCGGCTCGTGCAGCAACTCGCGCGCCCGCGCCACGACGGCGTCGGGCACGCCGGCGAGAGCGGCAACGTGCACGCCGTACGACTGGTCGGCGGCGCCGGCTGCCACCCGCTTCAGAAACACCACCTCGCCGCCGTCATCCTCCACCTGCATCGAGTAGTTGGCGGCGTGGGGGTGGCGAATCTCGGTAAGCTCGCGCAGGTGGGTGGCAAACAGCGTCTGCGCCCGCACCACCCCCAGCAGGTGCTCGCACACCGCCCACGCAATGGCGCGCCCGTCCTCGGTGCTGGTGCCCCTCCCGATCTCGTCCAGGATGATGAAGCTGCGATCCGTTGCCGCGCGCAGGATGCGCGCCGTCTCGTTCATCTCCACCAGGAATGTCGACTCGCCGCGCGTGAGGTTGTCGCTGGCCCCCACGCGGCAGAACACGCCGTCCACCATCCCTATGCGCGCCTCCTCCGCCGGCACGAAGGAGCCGATCTGGGCAAGCAGCACGATGAGCGCGGTTTGCCGGAGATAGGTGGACTTGCCCGCCATGTTGGGGCCGGTAAGCAGCACGAACCGCGTGGCGCCGGGGTCCAGGTGAAGATCGTTCGGCACGAACGCCCCCGCCGGCAGCATCGCCTCCACCACCGGATGGCGGCCTTCGCGTATGTGGATGCCGCTGCCAGGCTCGGCCAGTTCGGGCCGCGTGTAGCCACCGGCAGTCGCAGCCAATGCCAGGCCGTGGGCCATGTCCACGCTCGCGAGCACGCGAGCGAGCGCCAGCAGAGCCGGTACGGAGCCGGCCACCTGTTGCCTGAGCGCGAGAAAGCGGTCCCGCTCCAACTCCCGGATCTGCTCGCCGGCCGCACTGATCTCGCTGTCGAGCTCGGCCAGGCGTTCGGTGGTGAACCGTTCGCCCGCAACGAGCGATTGCCGGCGCACGAAGTGGCTTGGCACGCGCGCTGCCTGAGCGCGGGTAACCTCCAGAAATCGCCCCAGAACACGATTGTGACGCAACCGGAGCGTTGCGATGCCGGACCGCTCGCGTTCCTCCTTGAGATAGGAGCGCAGCACGGTCTCGGCGTCTTCGTGGACCGCCCGCACGCGGTCCAGCTCCGCATCGTAGCCCGAACGTATGATTCCGCCATCATTGATGGACAACGGCGGTTCGTTCACCAGCGCTTCTTCCACCAGCGCGGCCGCCTGGTCCGCGGCGCCGGCCGCGGCCGCCAACGGAGCCGCGAGCGCCCGTGCGCCAGCGTCGCTCAGAACGCGGGAGACCTCCGCGGCGGCGCGTACGCTGTCGGCGATGGCACGCAGATCTCGAGGATGGGCGCGCGCCAGTGCCACGCGGCCCGCCAGCCGCTCCAGGTCCGAAATCCGGCGCAGCCGCTCGCGCACCGCGGTGAGCAGGTGCTGTCGGCGGAACAGTGACTCTACCGCGTCGAGCCGTGCGGCAATCGCACCTCGGTCGCACAACGGCTCCAGGATCGCGCGGCGCAGCAGGCGGGTGCCCATCGGAGTGCGGGTATGGTCCAGGACGGCGAGCAGCGTCCGTTCCCGCGAGCCATCCTCCAGGTTGCGCACCAGCTCCAGGCTGCGCTGTGCGGTCTCGTCCAGCGTGACGAACGAGTCGCGGCCGTAAACATGGATGCCTTCCAGGTGAGCGAGGCTGTGTCGAGCCGTCTGGCGGGCGAAACTCACCAGCAACCCGGCGGGGGCCAGCTCGGGTGAGTCGAGGCGCAGGCCGAACGCCTTCAAGTTGGTTACGCTGAACAACTCGCACAGCGTTTCAGCGCCGCCGGCGATGTCGAACTGCCAGTCCGGATATCGCTGAATGACGGTCGAGCGCGGAATGTGCTGATGGATGGCGCGCGCGACCGGCTGCGAGTCGTCCAACAGCGACTCCTGCACCAACAGCTCGCGCGGAGCCAACCGCGCCAACTCATCTGCCAAACGCGCCGCGGCGTCGGCGAGCGGAAACGCCGTGGCGCGGAATTCGCCGGTCGACAGGTCGAGCGCGGCCAGCGCTACCTTCCGGTCCGCCGCCCGCCGGTCGCCGCCGCGGCCCGCCATGCAACCCACGGCGACCAGGAAGTTGTTGCTGCCACCGTCGAGCAACTCCTCGTCAAGCACGGTCCCGGGCGTGACCACCTCCACCACTTCGCGGCGCGCGATGCCTTTGCCGGCGCTCGGCAGCGAGGTCTGTTCGCATACCGCCACCCGGCGTCCCGCCTTGAGCAGACGGGCGATATAGGAGCGCGCGGAGTGATGGGGCACGCCGCACATCGGTGTGCCGTTTCGCTGCGTGAGGGCGATGTCCAGCAGCTCCGCGGCCTCCCTGGCGTCGGCGTCGAACATCTCGTAGAAATCGCCCAGCCGAAAAAACAGGATGGCATCCCGATGGCGGTTCTTCAGCGCCCGGTACTGGACCATCATCGGGGTGGTGGGTTCCCTGGCCATCTGGCGCCGGTGTCAGCCGCCGCGGTCCGGGGAAGCGGCGCCTTCCGAGACCCGCGGACGGACGGTCTCCAGGTATGACTGCAGGATCAGGGCCGCGGCAATGCGGTCCACCATGCCGCGTGCGCGTGCGCGGCGCGCCGGCACGTTGCCGGCCAGCAGCCGGCGAGCATCCACCGTGGTGCCGCGCTCGTCCCAGAGATCGACCCGGTATCCCGCGTGGCGCAGCTCCTCCGCGACCCGCTTCGGCAGCCGTGCGGCAGCTCCGGCGCGGCCGTCGGCCTGCCGCGGGATGCCGACCACCACCGCGCAGACCTGCTCCGCGCGGCACACCGCGACCAGTTCGGCCACCAGCCGGCGCACGCCGCGGTGGGTAATGGTGGCGTACGGCGCGGCGATGCTGCAGGTGGCGTCGCTCAGGGCGACGCCGACACGGCGGGAGCCGACATCCAGACCCAGGATCCTCGCCACACGCGGCTCAGTTGCGCCCGACGCGCCGCCCAAGCTCAGCGATCACCGCCTCGGTGATCTCGATTTCGGGCAGGAAGTAGAGCAGCGTCACGTTGTTCTTGTCCAGCACGAGCGACAGGCCCCGGCTCTCCGCCACGTACTCGATCGCGTCGGCAAGCTCGCCGAGGAATTCATCCGACTCGGCGAGCAGCGCCTCCCGATGACTCAGTTGCCGGTTCATGACCGACACGAAGTCGCGCAGGTGCTGCTTCTGCGTGAAGACCTGGTCGCCGATCCGCAACGCTTCCTGCTCGCGGCCCTCCTGCTGCGCGCGCAGCCTGCGTGCCTCAAGCTCGAGAATCCGAGCTTCCAGCCGCCCACGCTCCGCCTGCACACGATCGCGCTCCGCATACAGGTCGCGCACCGCGGTCGACTCGCGGAAGTATGCCGTGGTGACGGCCTGCAGGTCGACCAGGCCGACGTTGGTGATCAACTGCTGTGCCGGCGCGCTGCCGGCGGCTGCCAGCAGGACAGCGAACGCCAGCCGGCGCCGCAGCAGGCGGCTGGCCAGACGGGATGCATCGCCGCTCGAATGCAGCCGGTGTTTCACCACGGGCTGCTTAAAAGACATCCCCTCCGAGAGAGATCACGAACTTCCACTCGTCGAGGCTGAACAGGTCGAGGGTCTCATCGGGCGCCGCCGGCTCATCGACGACCTTGAACGTGTTCGCAAAGTAGAGCCGGATCGGAAACTGCGGGATCGCGAATCGCAGTCCGGCTCCGAGGCTGAAATGAAAGTCCTCAAGCGAGGTCGCCGCGATATCTTCCAGTTCCGGCCACAGCACCGCCGCATCCGCGAACAGTACGGCCCACAGCAATCTCGGGTCGATCGGCACCCGTACCTCGGCGGAGTTCTCCCAGCGCGCGCGACCGCCGCGCACGATGTCCCAACCGCGAGCCACGCGGATGCCGTCGAGTGCGAGCAGATCGGTATGGCGATCGGTAGCCAGGTGTTCCTCGCCCTCCGGTACCCAGAATTGCGGCAGGATAACCGAGAACCCGGAGTGCGTGCCGAACACGATCTGGAGATCCCAATCGGCAAACACCGGGGCACGCACCAACGTGACAAAGCCGTCGGCGCGGCTGTTGAGGCGAATGAAGTGACGGTCACCGAACAGGAACCCGCCGGTGAACGAGGCGCCTTGCGAGAGCAGCCAGCCCTCGGTGGGATTCAGGAAGATGTCGCGGCCGTCCCAGGCCACGCCGACATCCATCCGGTTCACCATTACCCAGTTTTCCCGATCGTCGCGGATCGTCTTCTCGAACGGCCGGTAGATCGCCGTGTCGAAGGTGAGAAATCGCAAGGTGGATGACAGACCGCCGCTGAACCGCACGATGCCAAGCGAGGTGGGAATGCGGTATGCGGTCGTGGTTCCCACGATTATGTCCCACTCCGTGTATTCCATGGCATAGCGGCCGGAGACCTGCTCGCCGTCGTCGCGTGCCTGCTCCCACTCTTCCCGGGTCTCGTAGGGATCGGGCGCGGCCAGATCGGGATCGTCGAAGATGGGCGCCAGGACATCCTGCTGCACGCCGCGTACCACGGAGCGCTCCAGGCCGAGGTTGACGCCGCCCGACCAGCGCGCGCCGAACAACCACGGCTCGACAAACTCGAAGGTCAGGGACTGCTTGATGGGCGACAGCTCCAATCCGGCACCGATCGACTGCCCGCCGCCGCCCAGGTTGCGCTCGTTCCAGCGCACGGTGCCGGCGAACGGAAACTCGGATCCACCGATGGTAACGCCGAAGTTGATGTCCGCGGTACTCTGTTCCTCGACGGTGATGACCACGTCCATCAATCCCTCCGCGGTTCCGGGAGGGGTGTCCGGTGTCACCGCGGAGAAGTACTGCGTATTGTACAGGTTGCGCAGTCCCTGCACGATCGCCGTACGGTTGAACACGTCGCCGACTTCGAACGGCAACTCGCGCAGGATGACGTGATCCCTGGTCTTCTCCGCGCCGCTGAGCACGATGTTCTCGATATGCGCCCGTTCGCGCTCCTGAATGACCACGCGATAGGCGATCTGACGGGTATCTTCGTTGCGCTCCTCGAACAGTTCGAACAGGTTGAAGATGTAGCCGTTCTCGTAGTAGCGATCCTGGACGCGGACGAAGTCGGCTTCGACGATCTCCCGGTTCACCTCGCGCTCCGCCGCGTGCCGAACGAGGCTGTTGAGTTCGTCGTCGGAGAAGATCGTGTTGCCCTCGAACAACATGCCGCCATAGGAGTACTGCTCGCCCTCGGTGAGGTAGATGGTCAGGGTCAGCGAGCGGCGCTGCTGGTCGGCGTCGAGCACCAATTCGCGCTCAATGCGGTCGACGGCGGCGTCGACGTAGCCATGCGACGCGTAGTACGACTCGATGATCTCCTCGTCCTCCTGCAGCGTGACCTCGCGGAATGCGCCGCTCTCGAACAGTGAGCGCTTCTTGGTGCGCATGCGGCCGCGGAGCGTGCTCTCGGAAGCGAATTCGTTGCCGACGAAGCGGATGTCACCGACGGTCACCTCGAATCCCTCGACTACCTGCACGATGACGGCAACCTCACCGGCCGCGTCGTCGCGCACCGTGTCGATGGTCACCGTGGCGTCCGGATATCCCTTGGTGACGTACAATCCACGTACGGCGGATTCGTCGGCATCGAGCTTGATGGGGTCGAACACGTCGCCGCGGGACAGTGCCATCACCTCCAGCAGCTCCGTGTCCCGGATACGCTGGTTGCCTACCAGGTCCACGCTTCCCACCACGGGCCGTTCCTGAACCAGGAACTCGATGATCACCGCCGACTGTTCATCGTCGACCGCCACGGCATTCGACTCCAGGCTCTCGAACAGGTCGGTTGCATACAACCTGCCCTGAAGTTCCCAGAACAGGTCGAGGGTGAACTCGCCGTCCACGTAGGGCCGTACAATCTCGCGCAGGTCCGATTCCGCCGCGTGACGCAACCCTTCAAACCGGACGTCGGCGATCGGCTTGCCGACATACCAGTCATCGCCCGTCTGTGCATGCAGCATGCCGGCGACGCCGATGCCTGCCAGCAGCGCCAGCACGGCCGCGACGATGCGCCGCCCCGATGCCCGGGTCCCGGCGCCGGTCATCGGCCGGGCCTCCGCAACGACGACGCGGCCAGCGGTGCCGTGCGGCCGGCGAGTCGATTGTGCGTCAATAGCGCCACCCCCAACGCAAGGTGATGGCATTGTCGGTGACAAACAGCGTATTCGCGTTGCGCGGCAGGAAAGACCACTCCAACATGAAAAAGGGGGTCGCCCACTCCAGGCTTAGCTCGATGTCGGAGAGCAACGGCGGCTCGCTCGAAGAGGAGTCCCCGGGAGCGTCGAGCCGGAGCAGCATGGTAAGAAACAGGTCACTACCCAGGTACTTTCCGAAAGACAGGGAGGTGTTGTCAAGAGGATTTCCCACCGTGACCGCTGAGCCGTCCTCGGCAGGCGTAGCCAGTCCGTCCAGCACCAGGTTCTGCACGAACGGCGAACGGATGCTCACCATGTCGACGCCGAGCGCTTCACGCAGCGCCCGCTCGACCGGCTGCAACAGCGCCACCTGAGCGAGCAGGTCGCCCGAGAAGGCGGCGGCGGACATACCCGCGCCGCCGGTCACCTCGGCATTCTCGCCGGCCAGCGGATCGCGCACCAGGGCATCGAGGGCGAGCGCGCTCTGCGGCGGATCGGATGCCAGCCGTACCGTCTCCGGACTGAACTGGCTGAGCGTGGTCTGGGCCGTCAGCATGATCCGCACCGGGTCACCGTTCGCGTCCCGCTCGCGTGTCTCGGCACGCACCTCGAGCCGTGGGTCGAAGCGGTCCTCGGTCTCGGAGAAGCCGATGCTGCCTTCGCGGAGACGGAACTGGCGATTGAAATAGAACAGGTCTCCGCTGCGCACGTCCACGGTGCCATCCACGGAGAAGCTGCCGGCCAGTCCATCGTAGCCGATGCGCACCTGCTCGGACGGAACCAGCATCACGCGTAAAATAGGAAACTGCGCGGTCGGCCACGTGAACTCCACGCTGCGGCCCGTGTCGATGGCCAGATCCACCTGCAACGGGTCGGCCCGACCAGCGCCCGCGTCCACCTCGGCGATGGAGATATCCCCCTGAACGGCCTGGACGCGACCGCTGACCGACACACCTTCCGGCGCCCCGGTCACCGTGATCGCGCCGGCCGCGTAACCGTCGAACAGCAGCGGTCCGAATTGATAGTCGATCGGCACGCCGCCGGCTCCGGTCGTGGCCAGCTCCAGCCGAAAGACGGTGGGAATCCAGCGTTCCACCGTCGCGCCGCCGCCGAGGGTCACCGGCAGCGCGGTGGCGCTCTCGGAGGCGAACCCGGAAATCGCCACCGCCTTCTCCTCCAGGCTGAGGTCGACGGTAAACGGTCCGATCACCTGCGGTGACAACGTCGAGGCCACCGAGCCACCGGTCACGCGAAGCCGGCCCCACAAGTCGGGATCGTTGAGCGGGCCTTCGACACGTGCGGTGCCGCTGGCGCGTCCCGACTGCACGCTGATCGGCGACTCGCCGATCAGATCGTTGATGACGCTCGCGTCCGCTTCTTCGAGCTCGATGTCCGCGGCGACCACGCCGCCGGTGATCGACCCGGTCGCGGTGCCGCGCAACGGGTACGGAGCGCCCCGCACGCGCACCTGGAACTGTCCCAAGGTCGAGATGAACCCTTCGAACGCCTCGTGAGGACCGCCGTCGAAGTGTACCACGACATCGGTGCCGGGCTCGCCGCCCGCCTGCGCAGCATCGCCGTTGGCCACCACCAGGTGCAACTGCCAGTCGTCGAGCGGTGCGCCGGCGACCTGCAGGGCGCTGGTGTGCAGCGTGGCCCGTACGCCGGCGGCGAGGGCGGCGCCGAGATTGTCGCCCGCGCCGAGATGCACGTCGTCCGCGGTCAGGCGCAGGTGAGCCGCCACGGAGTCGCCGAAGTAGTCTGCGACATAGTCGGCGTCGAATTGCGCCCGGGCGCTGTCCCGATCGTAGGTCAACGTTCCTGCGCTCAGACGGTGGCTGAGGAGGTGGAACCTGATCTGATCGACTATCAGGCTGCCCGGTGCGGCGTCGACGTTGGCCGCCAGCGAGACCGCCTCCTCGTTGAAGCGGCCATTCTCCAGGTTCAACGCGGCGTTCCACGCCAGCGCCTGCATCGGACCGGACGCCTGCACGCTCGCGCGCAGGTCGCCGCCGAACGGGAGCTCGCCGATCCGAGCGAGCGGCACGCCACGAATCTCGGCGCTGCCGTCCAGTTGTCCCTGTTCGAACGACGCGGCGACTTCGTAGCGTTCATGGTCGGCGGCATCGACCAGGACCAGCCGGCCGGCCACGGCTCCTTGCGGGCCGCCGTAGGTCAGGCTGCCGCTGCCGGTCAACTCGGTGCCGCCGTCGCGCAGGCGGATCGGCTCCAGGGACACCCCGTTTTCGGACGCCCGGAAACCGAATTCGAGTTCCGCGCCGCGGCGATCCAGCAATGGAATCCCGGCAACCGTCACCGCGTCGCTGCGCAGCGACCACCCCGCGGACGCCGTCACCTCCCCGCTGAACGCCATGCTGGTCGTCAGCGGCGGGTGCTCCTGGGCCCACGGAACCGGCAGTTCGGTCACGGCGCCGCTGAAGGTGATCCCGCCCGCCGCCGGGTACTCGGCGGCAACCCGGAGCTGGTGGCTGCCGGAGGCGGTGAGCCCTTCACCGGGCCGGTGAGTCACCTGCAGGAACAGCGGCTCGTCGTTCACCGTAAAGCGCGCGGCAACCGCGAGGCCCTCCTCCACCGTCGTCACGCGAGCGCCGCCGCGCACCCGGAAGCCGCCCCACTGCGCCGCCAGGTCATCCAGCAGCCAGTCCCCTTCATCGCGGCCGATGCTGAATTGCAGCCGGGTGGCGCGCTCCGAGCGGTCGAGCACCCGTACCGTCGAGCGGCCGAGTTGCACGCCGGCGAAATCGGTGGTGCCGGAAACCATGCCGCTCACAAGCAGCGGATCGAGCGTGGTCACCAGCCACGGCTCGCGCTGCTCCCTGGTGGCGGCAAGCCGGTACAGGGCGCCGCCGGCAACGTCCGTGAACCGGGCGGCAAACTCCAGCCGTGCACCCGATCGCAGATCGAGCACACCGTCGCCGCTGATCGAGTTGGCGAGGTCCTGTTCCAGCTCCAGCCGAGCCCGGTAGCGAAAGCGCGCCTCGCCGCCACTTGC of Spirochaetaceae bacterium contains these proteins:
- a CDS encoding double zinc ribbon domain-containing protein encodes the protein MSAAGSQRVVATVLDVLFPQACGGCGGELPTGTGAMPLCGRCRAVLGAEQRRLRDHCRRCGAPVMREQEVPCLRCRARELAFASHEALFDYRGLARELVRQFKFSGRTGLASLFAELLAVRVEAAYRGCVVVPVPVRGGRVRRHGYDAVDLVVRQLESRHRCCVRRLLHRRGGRQLKGLGRADRSASIAGRVRLLHPPPRRALLLVDDVYTTGATAHECASVLVAGGAPEVRVLTLAQD
- the mutS gene encoding DNA mismatch repair protein MutS, encoding MAREPTTPMMVQYRALKNRHRDAILFFRLGDFYEMFDADAREAAELLDIALTQRNGTPMCGVPHHSARSYIARLLKAGRRVAVCEQTSLPSAGKGIARREVVEVVTPGTVLDEELLDGGSNNFLVAVGCMAGRGGDRRAADRKVALAALDLSTGEFRATAFPLADAAARLADELARLAPRELLVQESLLDDSQPVARAIHQHIPRSTVIQRYPDWQFDIAGGAETLCELFSVTNLKAFGLRLDSPELAPAGLLVSFARQTARHSLAHLEGIHVYGRDSFVTLDETAQRSLELVRNLEDGSRERTLLAVLDHTRTPMGTRLLRRAILEPLCDRGAIAARLDAVESLFRRQHLLTAVRERLRRISDLERLAGRVALARAHPRDLRAIADSVRAAAEVSRVLSDAGARALAAPLAAAAGAADQAAALVEEALVNEPPLSINDGGIIRSGYDAELDRVRAVHEDAETVLRSYLKEERERSGIATLRLRHNRVLGRFLEVTRAQAARVPSHFVRRQSLVAGERFTTERLAELDSEISAAGEQIRELERDRFLALRQQVAGSVPALLALARVLASVDMAHGLALAATAGGYTRPELAEPGSGIHIREGRHPVVEAMLPAGAFVPNDLHLDPGATRFVLLTGPNMAGKSTYLRQTALIVLLAQIGSFVPAEEARIGMVDGVFCRVGASDNLTRGESTFLVEMNETARILRAATDRSFIILDEIGRGTSTEDGRAIAWAVCEHLLGVVRAQTLFATHLRELTEIRHPHAANYSMQVEDDGGEVVFLKRVAAGAADQSYGVHVAALAGVPDAVVARARELLHEPAAASGAAAAAGAPDAVAARGSDPEAEPEPPAVGYRQGALFSPHELVGRAVAALDVDATTPLDALRLLARWQRELRRDQP
- the ruvX gene encoding Holliday junction resolvase RuvX, whose amino-acid sequence is MARILGLDVGSRRVGVALSDATCSIAAPYATITHRGVRRLVAELVAVCRAEQVCAVVVGIPRQADGRAGAAARLPKRVAEELRHAGYRVDLWDERGTTVDARRLLAGNVPARRARARGMVDRIAAALILQSYLETVRPRVSEGAASPDRGG
- a CDS encoding OmpH family outer membrane protein, which gives rise to MKHRLHSSGDASRLASRLLRRRLAFAVLLAAAGSAPAQQLITNVGLVDLQAVTTAYFRESTAVRDLYAERDRVQAERGRLEARILELEARRLRAQQEGREQEALRIGDQVFTQKQHLRDFVSVMNRQLSHREALLAESDEFLGELADAIEYVAESRGLSLVLDKNNVTLLYFLPEIEITEAVIAELGRRVGRN
- the bamA gene encoding outer membrane protein assembly factor BamA codes for the protein MTGAGTRASGRRIVAAVLALLAGIGVAGMLHAQTGDDWYVGKPIADVRFEGLRHAAESDLREIVRPYVDGEFTLDLFWELQGRLYATDLFESLESNAVAVDDEQSAVIIEFLVQERPVVGSVDLVGNQRIRDTELLEVMALSRGDVFDPIKLDADESAVRGLYVTKGYPDATVTIDTVRDDAAGEVAVIVQVVEGFEVTVGDIRFVGNEFASESTLRGRMRTKKRSLFESGAFREVTLQEDEEIIESYYASHGYVDAAVDRIERELVLDADQQRRSLTLTIYLTEGEQYSYGGMLFEGNTIFSDDELNSLVRHAAEREVNREIVEADFVRVQDRYYENGYIFNLFELFEERNEDTRQIAYRVVIQERERAHIENIVLSGAEKTRDHVILRELPFEVGDVFNRTAIVQGLRNLYNTQYFSAVTPDTPPGTAEGLMDVVITVEEQSTADINFGVTIGGSEFPFAGTVRWNERNLGGGGQSIGAGLELSPIKQSLTFEFVEPWLFGARWSGGVNLGLERSVVRGVQQDVLAPIFDDPDLAAPDPYETREEWEQARDDGEQVSGRYAMEYTEWDIIVGTTTAYRIPTSLGIVRFSGGLSSTLRFLTFDTAIYRPFEKTIRDDRENWVMVNRMDVGVAWDGRDIFLNPTEGWLLSQGASFTGGFLFGDRHFIRLNSRADGFVTLVRAPVFADWDLQIVFGTHSGFSVILPQFWVPEGEEHLATDRHTDLLALDGIRVARGWDIVRGGRARWENSAEVRVPIDPRLLWAVLFADAAVLWPELEDIAATSLEDFHFSLGAGLRFAIPQFPIRLYFANTFKVVDEPAAPDETLDLFSLDEWKFVISLGGDVF
- a CDS encoding translocation/assembly module TamB domain-containing protein produces the protein MSGRDGSRGAKPKWNPSLLEVCVLALTIAASGWGLHSLGNAIEDHLTGRREDTIANLLQTLDYDISYRDISPSLLRAFEIRDLAISSREASDSPLVFIRHLRLRYSLPRLVTSRDPVAALREIQLVDSDFALDLEGDQGLGILLQALSAAVSGGAGASVPGAVPPLNLAGANLGVVIEGRGTRVELRELYFRVRSGDRLRITASGNVAGLLSSSVSPALIGNEFLETDFRITGSAAADFSSVDATVRVPELTTSSFATGPLTLQVTAADDVVQIVTARDRLPAEVLFTHDLASGRNELRLEAEDLQLADVAQFDGSGRALDVLQEAVITGSARWLQDPVAGTRYEGEFTARVAAGGERPATELVVAASGDGERMVVSRLDARMEQAGFRFVGDLLLDPLSPQGDLTVTAAPGVLGGAPLDARLTLRRNGSGIDVRTTRLTLGDVAVRAFEANLSPASGGEARFRYRARLELEQDLANSISGDGVLDLRSGARLEFAARFTDVAGGALYRLAATREQREPWLVTTLDPLLVSGMVSGTTDFAGVQLGRSTVRVLDRSERATRLQFSIGRDEGDWLLDDLAAQWGGFRVRGGARVTTVEEGLAVAARFTVNDEPLFLQVTHRPGEGLTASGSHQLRVAAEYPAAGGITFSGAVTELPVPWAQEHPPLTTSMAFSGEVTASAGWSLRSDAVTVAGIPLLDRRGAELEFGFRASENGVSLEPIRLRDGGTELTGSGSLTYGGPQGAVAGRLVLVDAADHERYEVAASFEQGQLDGSAEIRGVPLARIGELPFGGDLRASVQASGPMQALAWNAALNLENGRFNEEAVSLAANVDAAPGSLIVDQIRFHLLSHRLSAGTLTYDRDSARAQFDADYVADYFGDSVAAHLRLTADDVHLGAGDNLGAALAAGVRATLHTSALQVAGAPLDDWQLHLVVANGDAAQAGGEPGTDVVVHFDGGPHEAFEGFISTLGQFQVRVRGAPYPLRGTATGSITGGVVAADIELEEADASVINDLIGESPISVQSGRASGTARVEGPLNDPDLWGRLRVTGGSVASTLSPQVIGPFTVDLSLEEKAVAISGFASESATALPVTLGGGATVERWIPTVFRLELATTGAGGVPIDYQFGPLLFDGYAAGAITVTGAPEGVSVSGRVQAVQGDISIAEVDAGAGRADPLQVDLAIDTGRSVEFTWPTAQFPILRVMLVPSEQVRIGYDGLAGSFSVDGTVDVRSGDLFYFNRQFRLREGSIGFSETEDRFDPRLEVRAETRERDANGDPVRIMLTAQTTLSQFSPETVRLASDPPQSALALDALVRDPLAGENAEVTGGAGMSAAAFSGDLLAQVALLQPVERALREALGVDMVSIRSPFVQNLVLDGLATPAEDGSAVTVGNPLDNTSLSFGKYLGSDLFLTMLLRLDAPGDSSSSEPPLLSDIELSLEWATPFFMLEWSFLPRNANTLFVTDNAITLRWGWRY